From the genome of Streptomyces sp. NBC_01341, one region includes:
- a CDS encoding Gfo/Idh/MocA family protein: protein MGRHHARVLMALEGVELVGVVDPLGDKNGWAQGAPVLSGVEDLLSLGVDYAVVACPTGLHEEVGLQLAEAGVCVLVEKPLADTVEGALRLVHAFESRNLVAGVGHIERCNPALRSLRSRLKTGELGDVYQVVTRRQGPFPHRIADVGVVKDLATHDIDLTAWMTGRSYVSIAAHTVSKSGRPYEDMVSAVGRLSDGTMVNHLVNWLSPLKERFTSVTGERGCLIADTLTADLTFYSNASVATEWEALSAFRGVSEGDMVRYAIPKREPLLVEHELFRDAVQGNSSDICTLRQGLRTVEVAASLLDSARSGRTVVFEAEAAVGHGA from the coding sequence ATGGGCCGTCACCACGCCCGTGTACTCATGGCCCTGGAGGGCGTCGAGCTGGTCGGCGTGGTCGATCCGCTGGGCGACAAGAACGGCTGGGCCCAGGGAGCACCCGTCCTGTCAGGTGTCGAAGACCTCCTGTCCCTCGGGGTCGACTACGCCGTCGTGGCCTGTCCGACGGGCCTGCACGAGGAGGTCGGCCTGCAGCTGGCCGAGGCCGGCGTCTGCGTGCTGGTCGAGAAGCCGCTCGCGGACACCGTCGAGGGCGCCCTGCGTCTCGTGCATGCCTTCGAGTCGCGGAACCTGGTCGCCGGTGTCGGCCACATCGAGCGGTGCAACCCCGCCCTGCGCTCGCTGCGCAGCCGCCTGAAGACCGGCGAACTCGGCGACGTGTACCAAGTGGTGACCCGGCGGCAGGGCCCCTTCCCGCACCGCATCGCCGACGTCGGAGTGGTCAAGGACCTCGCCACCCACGACATCGACCTGACGGCCTGGATGACCGGCCGGAGTTACGTGTCGATCGCGGCCCACACCGTGTCGAAGTCGGGCCGCCCGTACGAGGACATGGTGAGCGCGGTCGGCCGGCTCAGCGACGGGACGATGGTCAACCACCTGGTCAACTGGCTGAGCCCGCTCAAGGAGCGGTTCACCTCGGTCACCGGGGAGCGGGGCTGCCTCATCGCCGACACCCTGACCGCCGACCTGACGTTCTACTCGAACGCCTCGGTCGCCACCGAGTGGGAGGCACTCAGCGCCTTCCGAGGGGTCTCCGAGGGGGACATGGTCCGCTACGCGATTCCCAAGCGGGAGCCGCTGCTCGTCGAGCACGAACTCTTCCGGGACGCCGTGCAGGGGAACTCCTCCGACATCTGCACGCTGCGGCAGGGGCTGCGCACCGTGGAGGTGGCCGCCTCACTGCTGGATTCGGCGAGGAGCGGCCGCACGGTGGTCTTCGAGGCGGAGGCGGCGGTCGGCCATGGTGCTTGA
- a CDS encoding glycosyltransferase family 4 protein: MVLDRPAEEPPRHRGKIVMLVENGVKGDSRVQKEAWSAAAAGWDVVLLGKSPDKKARSWRLGEARVRLLTVPTPLHRRRHEYRRAVLRAPLAYPPGPLAEYRKQRMKAWRAELNLRVIETGRSGSALARTRLLPTRLLSRGVGKWVRLRARQTAALEVRRKDMDTPLDRFTTAFWVRVMGERAWRRLDPGLWDLELAYGKVIDRLEPDLIHANDFRMLGVGARAKLRAEAKGRTVKLVWDAHEYLPGIKPWNPHPRWHVAQCAHEREHAKYADAVTTVSATLAQMLAEHHGLVDLPEVVLNAPDALIPEDRAAEPVPDLRELCGIGPEVPLAVYSGSAAPQRGLDIMIEALPQLPATHAAFIVPRGNSPYMQALRARAAELGAADRMHILPYVPHDQVVRHLAAADVGVIPIHHWPNHEIALITKFFEYSHARLPLVVSDVRTMGGTVAATGQGEVFTAEDVADYVRAVTAVLADPQRYRDAYDRPGMLTEWTWEAQAAVLDGVYSRLVEGVRAPVGERMAPVTS, encoded by the coding sequence ATGGTGCTTGACCGCCCGGCGGAGGAGCCCCCACGCCACCGCGGGAAGATCGTCATGCTGGTCGAGAACGGCGTGAAGGGCGACTCCCGGGTGCAGAAGGAGGCCTGGTCCGCCGCCGCCGCGGGCTGGGACGTGGTGCTTCTGGGCAAGTCGCCCGACAAGAAGGCGAGGAGCTGGCGGCTGGGGGAGGCCCGGGTACGCCTGCTGACGGTGCCGACGCCCCTGCACCGGCGCCGTCACGAATACCGCCGGGCGGTCCTCCGCGCCCCGCTCGCGTACCCGCCGGGTCCGCTGGCCGAGTACCGCAAGCAGCGGATGAAGGCATGGCGCGCGGAGCTCAACCTCCGGGTCATCGAGACCGGGCGGAGCGGATCCGCCCTCGCGCGCACACGCCTGCTGCCGACGCGGCTGCTGTCCCGGGGCGTGGGCAAGTGGGTCCGGCTCCGCGCCCGGCAGACCGCCGCGCTGGAGGTTCGCCGCAAGGACATGGACACCCCGCTCGACCGGTTCACCACGGCCTTCTGGGTCCGGGTGATGGGGGAGCGGGCCTGGCGCCGGCTCGACCCCGGTCTGTGGGACCTGGAGCTCGCCTACGGGAAGGTCATCGACCGTCTCGAACCCGACCTGATCCATGCGAACGACTTCCGGATGCTGGGCGTGGGCGCGCGCGCCAAACTACGGGCCGAGGCCAAGGGCCGTACCGTGAAACTGGTGTGGGACGCGCACGAGTACCTGCCCGGTATCAAGCCCTGGAACCCGCACCCCCGCTGGCACGTCGCCCAGTGCGCCCACGAGCGGGAACACGCCAAGTACGCCGACGCGGTCACCACCGTGTCGGCCACCCTCGCGCAGATGCTGGCGGAGCACCACGGGCTGGTCGACCTGCCGGAGGTGGTGCTCAACGCCCCCGACGCCCTGATTCCCGAGGACCGGGCCGCGGAGCCCGTCCCCGACCTGCGGGAGCTGTGCGGAATCGGTCCCGAGGTGCCGCTGGCCGTCTACAGCGGTTCCGCGGCCCCGCAGCGGGGTCTTGACATCATGATCGAAGCCCTGCCGCAGCTCCCGGCCACACATGCCGCTTTCATCGTCCCGCGCGGCAACTCGCCCTACATGCAGGCCCTCAGGGCGCGAGCGGCCGAACTCGGCGCGGCCGACCGGATGCACATCCTGCCCTACGTGCCGCACGACCAGGTCGTCCGCCACCTGGCAGCGGCGGACGTCGGGGTCATCCCGATCCACCACTGGCCGAACCACGAGATCGCCTTGATCACGAAGTTCTTCGAGTACTCGCACGCGCGGCTCCCCCTCGTCGTAAGCGATGTCCGGACGATGGGCGGTACGGTCGCCGCCACCGGACAGGGCGAGGTCTTCACGGCCGAGGACGTGGCGGACTACGTACGGGCCGTGACCGCTGTCCTGGCCGACCCGCAGCGCTACCGGGACGCCTACGACCGGCCGGGCATGCTCACGGAATGGACCTGGGAGGCGCAGGCGGCTGTCCTCGACGGTGTGTACTCCAGGCTCGTCGAGGGCGTGCGTGCCCCGGTGGGTGAACGGATGGCCCCGGTGACGTCATGA
- a CDS encoding glycosyltransferase family 2 protein, producing MTACPDVSVIVAVYNTMPYLTECLNSLVGQSIGLERLEVIAVDDGSTDGSSGELDRFADRYPGVVTVLHQANSGGPAAPSNRALDKATGRFVYFVGSDDYLGEEALERLVAYADTHESDVVAGRMVGVNGRYVHQKLYAENAPDISLYHSPLPFTLANTKLFRRDLVEKHHLRFPEDLPVGSDQPFTIEACVRARRISVLADYTCYYAVKRGDASNITYRADHLARLRCTARIMDHVAGLVAPGPRRDAILARHFAWELSKLLMTDFPALDLGTRRQLCDGLSVLLDTYYTEALRDGTGVRRRVRFGLAGRGAVEALSRTITDEAAHGAPPFRLEGDRAFAAYPGFRDPAVGLDDRYYEVLGETVAGRLAAGTEFESAGWEQSGAGLRLTVRVRLGVTGDVSSAVVALVQGAMPQSADRPGARRLQGQDVRPPAPGDFAVEPAADGRGTQVSARVPVPAVSASKGLRVYVDVAGSTYEIPVRTEGRPMPLARRWGEPGPYRVAARPNTKGRFVVTTAPLVEPRGVRGSRLWSLLRPKRKRSR from the coding sequence ATGACCGCGTGCCCCGACGTCAGCGTCATCGTGGCCGTGTACAACACGATGCCCTACCTGACGGAGTGCTTGAACTCCCTGGTGGGGCAGAGCATCGGGCTGGAACGCCTCGAAGTGATCGCGGTCGACGACGGATCCACGGACGGCAGCAGCGGCGAACTCGACCGGTTCGCCGATCGGTACCCAGGTGTGGTCACCGTGTTGCACCAGGCCAACTCGGGTGGCCCGGCCGCCCCCAGCAACCGCGCACTGGACAAGGCCACCGGGCGCTTCGTCTACTTCGTCGGCTCGGACGACTACCTCGGCGAAGAGGCCCTGGAACGGCTGGTGGCCTACGCGGACACGCACGAGTCGGACGTCGTCGCCGGCAGGATGGTCGGGGTCAACGGGCGTTACGTGCACCAGAAGCTGTACGCGGAGAACGCCCCCGACATCAGCCTGTACCACTCCCCTCTGCCGTTCACACTGGCGAACACCAAGCTGTTCAGACGTGACCTGGTGGAAAAGCATCACCTGCGCTTCCCCGAGGACCTGCCGGTCGGCAGCGACCAGCCGTTCACCATCGAGGCCTGCGTGCGGGCCCGCAGGATCTCCGTACTCGCCGACTACACCTGCTACTACGCCGTGAAGCGTGGCGACGCGAGCAACATCACCTACCGGGCCGACCACCTGGCCCGGCTGCGGTGCACCGCGCGGATCATGGACCACGTCGCCGGTCTCGTCGCGCCGGGGCCGCGACGGGACGCGATCCTGGCACGCCACTTCGCCTGGGAACTCTCCAAGCTCCTGATGACGGACTTCCCGGCACTCGACCTCGGTACCCGGCGGCAGCTCTGCGACGGGCTCTCCGTGCTGCTCGACACGTACTACACGGAGGCGCTGCGCGACGGTACGGGCGTGAGGCGCCGGGTCCGCTTCGGTCTGGCCGGGCGCGGGGCCGTGGAGGCCCTGAGCAGGACCATCACGGACGAGGCCGCACACGGAGCCCCGCCCTTCCGGCTGGAAGGCGACCGCGCCTTCGCCGCCTACCCGGGCTTCCGGGACCCCGCGGTCGGCCTGGACGACCGGTACTACGAGGTCCTCGGCGAGACGGTGGCGGGCCGGCTCGCGGCGGGGACGGAGTTCGAGTCGGCCGGCTGGGAGCAGTCGGGCGCGGGCCTCCGGCTCACCGTGCGGGTGCGGCTCGGAGTCACCGGAGACGTGTCCTCAGCGGTGGTCGCCCTGGTGCAGGGAGCCATGCCGCAGAGCGCTGACCGGCCCGGCGCCCGCAGGCTGCAGGGGCAGGACGTCCGCCCCCCGGCACCCGGCGACTTCGCCGTCGAGCCGGCCGCGGACGGACGCGGCACGCAGGTGAGCGCCCGCGTCCCGGTCCCGGCCGTCTCCGCCAGCAAGGGATTGCGCGTCTACGTCGACGTCGCGGGGTCGACCTACGAGATCCCGGTGCGGACCGAGGGGCGGCCCATGCCGCTGGCCCGCCGGTGGGGCGAGCCCGGTCCCTACCGCGTCGCGGCGCGTCCGAACACCAAGGGCCGGTTCGTGGTCACGACGGCTCCACTCGTGGAGCCCCGGGGCGTACGGGGTAGCAGGCTGTGGAGTCTGCTGAGACCGAAGAGGAAGCGAAGCCGATGA
- a CDS encoding nucleotide sugar dehydrogenase, producing MNICVVALGKIGLPLAVQFAAKGHTVIGADVDEEVVGLVNAATEPFPGEHDLDVKLKEAVGAGLLSATTDTTAAVAASDAVVIVVPLFVDGEGTPDFGWMDAATKAVAAGLRPGTLVSYETTLPVGTTRNRWAPMLAEGSGLTPGRDFPLVFSPERVLTGRVFADLRRYPKLVGGIDEASTLRGTEFYEAALDFDERDDLPRPNGVWNLGTSEAAELAKLAETTYRDVNIGLANQFARFADLHDIDVEQVIDACNSQPYSHIHRPGIAVGGHCIPVYPRMYLWNDPDATVVRAAREANAAMPGYAVDLLAAAYGDLHGVGVLVLGAAYRGGVKETAFSGVFGVVEALRERGAVPFVSDPLYSPEELKAQGLVPHENQAVTAAILQTDHPEYRELSADTLPDVRVLVDGRRTTDPARWAGVRRVVIGG from the coding sequence ATGAACATCTGCGTAGTCGCACTGGGAAAGATCGGGCTCCCGCTCGCCGTGCAGTTCGCCGCCAAGGGCCACACGGTCATCGGCGCGGACGTCGACGAGGAGGTCGTGGGCCTGGTGAACGCGGCGACCGAGCCGTTCCCCGGCGAGCACGACCTGGACGTCAAGCTCAAGGAGGCGGTCGGCGCGGGCCTGCTCTCCGCGACGACGGACACCACGGCCGCGGTCGCGGCGTCCGACGCCGTCGTGATCGTCGTCCCGCTCTTCGTGGACGGCGAGGGCACCCCGGACTTCGGCTGGATGGACGCGGCGACGAAGGCCGTCGCCGCGGGCCTGCGCCCCGGCACGCTCGTCAGCTACGAGACCACCCTGCCGGTCGGCACCACCCGTAACCGCTGGGCTCCGATGCTCGCGGAGGGATCCGGCCTCACACCCGGACGCGACTTCCCCCTCGTCTTCTCCCCGGAGCGGGTCCTGACCGGCCGCGTCTTCGCCGACCTGCGCCGCTACCCCAAGCTGGTCGGCGGCATCGACGAGGCGTCGACGCTGCGCGGCACCGAGTTCTACGAGGCCGCGCTCGACTTCGACGAGCGCGACGACCTGCCCCGCCCCAACGGCGTCTGGAACCTCGGTACGTCGGAGGCCGCCGAACTGGCGAAGCTCGCCGAGACCACCTACCGGGACGTCAACATCGGTCTGGCCAACCAGTTCGCCCGCTTCGCCGACCTGCACGACATCGACGTCGAGCAGGTCATCGACGCGTGCAACAGCCAGCCCTACAGTCATATTCATCGGCCCGGAATCGCCGTCGGCGGCCACTGCATCCCGGTCTACCCGCGGATGTACCTGTGGAACGACCCCGATGCCACCGTCGTCCGGGCGGCCCGCGAGGCCAACGCGGCGATGCCCGGTTACGCCGTCGACCTGCTGGCCGCCGCCTACGGCGACCTGCACGGCGTCGGCGTCCTCGTGCTGGGCGCCGCCTACCGCGGCGGCGTCAAGGAGACCGCGTTCTCCGGTGTCTTCGGTGTGGTCGAGGCGCTGCGGGAGCGTGGAGCGGTGCCGTTCGTCTCGGACCCCCTGTACAGCCCCGAGGAACTGAAGGCCCAGGGGCTGGTCCCGCACGAGAACCAGGCCGTCACCGCGGCGATCCTCCAGACCGACCACCCCGAGTACCGCGAGTTGTCCGCGGACACCCTGCCCGACGTCCGCGTCCTCGTCGACGGCCGCCGTACGACGGACCCGGCCCGATGGGCGGGCGTGCGCCGGGTCGTCATCGGCGGCTGA
- a CDS encoding acyltransferase, producing the protein MNYTVQPTAQVDESAEIGDGSSVWELAQIREGARLGEGCVIGRGAYVGTDVRIGNNVKLQNYALVYEPAELGDGVFVGPAVVLTNDRNPRSVDPEGRQKRGGDWEPVGVTVAEGASLGARSVCVAPVRIGRWAMVAAGAVVTGDVPDFGLVVGVPARRIGWVGRSGVKLAERPDEPGVWECPRTGALHDETDGVLTERAPLAL; encoded by the coding sequence GTGAACTACACGGTCCAGCCCACCGCACAGGTCGACGAGAGTGCCGAGATCGGGGACGGCAGCAGCGTCTGGGAGCTCGCCCAGATCCGTGAGGGCGCCAGGCTCGGCGAGGGCTGCGTGATCGGCCGCGGGGCGTACGTGGGAACGGACGTCCGGATCGGCAACAACGTCAAGCTGCAGAACTACGCCCTGGTGTACGAGCCCGCCGAGCTCGGTGACGGTGTCTTCGTCGGCCCCGCCGTGGTCCTCACCAACGACCGCAACCCGCGCTCCGTCGATCCCGAGGGCAGGCAGAAGCGCGGGGGCGACTGGGAGCCGGTGGGCGTGACGGTGGCCGAGGGCGCCTCGCTCGGCGCACGGTCCGTGTGCGTCGCACCCGTACGGATCGGCCGCTGGGCCATGGTCGCGGCGGGCGCCGTGGTGACCGGCGACGTCCCGGACTTCGGGCTGGTCGTGGGCGTGCCGGCCCGCCGGATCGGCTGGGTGGGGCGCAGTGGCGTGAAGCTGGCCGAGCGGCCGGACGAACCGGGCGTCTGGGAGTGTCCGAGGACCGGCGCACTGCACGACGAGACCGACGGGGTGCTCACGGAGCGTGCCCCCCTGGCACTCTGA
- the rplU gene encoding 50S ribosomal protein L21, producing MYAIVRSGGRQHKVAVGDIVEVDKISTAKVGDTVELSTLLVVDGDAVTSDPWVLDGIKVQAEIVDHHKGAKIDILRYKNKTGYRRRQGHRQQYTAIKVTGIPAAAK from the coding sequence GTGTACGCCATCGTGCGCAGCGGTGGTCGCCAGCACAAGGTTGCTGTCGGCGACATCGTTGAGGTTGACAAGATTTCCACCGCCAAGGTTGGCGACACGGTCGAGCTCTCGACCCTGCTCGTTGTCGACGGTGACGCCGTGACCAGCGACCCGTGGGTGCTGGACGGCATCAAGGTCCAGGCCGAGATCGTGGACCACCACAAGGGCGCGAAGATCGACATCCTTCGCTACAAGAACAAGACGGGTTACCGCCGTCGCCAGGGTCACCGCCAGCAGTACACGGCGATCAAGGTCACCGGTATCCCCGCGGCTGCGAAGTAA
- the rpmA gene encoding 50S ribosomal protein L27 has product MAHKKGASSTRNGRDSNAQRLGVKRFGGQAVNAGEILVRQRGTHFHPGTGVGRGGDDTLFALTAGAVEFGTHRGRKVVNIVPVAA; this is encoded by the coding sequence ATGGCACACAAGAAGGGCGCATCGTCCACTCGGAACGGGCGCGATTCCAATGCTCAGCGGCTCGGCGTGAAGCGCTTCGGCGGTCAGGCCGTCAACGCCGGTGAGATCCTGGTCCGCCAGCGCGGCACCCACTTCCACCCGGGCACGGGCGTCGGCCGTGGCGGCGACGACACGCTGTTCGCGCTGACCGCCGGTGCGGTGGAGTTCGGTACGCACCGTGGCCGCAAGGTCGTGAACATCGTTCCCGTCGCCGCCTGA
- the obgE gene encoding GTPase ObgE produces MTTFVDRVELHAAAGNGGHGVASVHREKFKPLGGPDGGNGGRGGDVILVVEQSVTTLLDYHHHPHRKATNGQPGAGDNRSGKDGQDLVLPVPDGTVVLDKAGNVLADLVGQGTTFVAGQGGRGGLGNAALASARRKAPGFALLGEPGESRDIVLELKTVADVALVGYPSAGKSSLISVLSAAKPKIADYPFTTLVPNLGVVTAGSTVYTIADVPGLIPGASQGKGLGLEFLRHVERCSVLVHVLDTATLESDRDPVSDLDMIEEELRLYGGLENRPRIVALNKVDIPDGQDLADMIRPDLEARGYRVFEVSAIAHKGLNDLSYALAGIIAEARATQPKEESTRIVIRPKAVDDAGFTVTLDEDGIYRVRGEKPERWIRQTDFNNDEAVGYLADRLNRLGVEDALRKAGAQAGDGVAIGAEENSVVFDWEPTMAAGAEMLGRRGEDHRLEAPRPAAQRRRDRDSERDDAQREYDEFDPF; encoded by the coding sequence ATGACCACCTTCGTGGACCGCGTCGAGCTGCATGCCGCCGCGGGTAACGGAGGCCACGGCGTGGCCTCCGTGCACCGTGAGAAGTTCAAGCCGCTCGGTGGTCCCGACGGGGGCAACGGCGGACGCGGCGGCGACGTGATCCTCGTCGTCGAGCAGTCCGTCACCACTCTGCTCGACTACCACCACCACCCTCACCGCAAGGCCACGAACGGCCAGCCGGGCGCGGGTGACAACCGCTCCGGCAAGGACGGCCAGGACCTCGTCCTGCCCGTCCCGGACGGCACCGTCGTCCTCGACAAGGCCGGCAACGTCCTGGCCGACCTCGTCGGTCAGGGCACCACCTTCGTCGCCGGCCAGGGTGGCCGCGGTGGGCTCGGCAACGCCGCGCTGGCGTCCGCCCGTCGCAAGGCGCCCGGCTTCGCTCTGCTCGGTGAGCCGGGCGAGAGCCGGGACATCGTCCTCGAGCTCAAGACCGTCGCCGACGTGGCCCTCGTCGGCTACCCGAGCGCGGGCAAGTCCTCGCTGATCTCCGTGCTCTCCGCGGCCAAGCCGAAGATCGCGGACTACCCGTTCACGACGCTCGTCCCCAACCTGGGCGTCGTCACCGCGGGCTCGACCGTATACACCATCGCCGACGTCCCGGGTCTCATTCCGGGCGCCAGCCAGGGCAAGGGCCTCGGCCTCGAGTTCCTGCGGCACGTCGAGCGCTGCTCCGTCCTCGTGCACGTCCTGGACACCGCGACGCTCGAGTCGGACCGCGACCCCGTCTCCGATCTCGACATGATCGAGGAGGAGCTCCGGCTGTACGGCGGTCTCGAGAACCGGCCGCGCATCGTCGCGCTCAACAAGGTCGACATCCCGGACGGGCAGGATCTCGCCGACATGATCCGTCCCGACCTGGAGGCACGCGGCTACCGCGTCTTCGAGGTCTCGGCGATCGCTCACAAGGGCCTCAACGACCTCAGTTACGCCCTTGCCGGGATCATCGCCGAGGCGCGGGCCACGCAGCCGAAGGAGGAGTCGACCCGGATCGTCATCCGTCCCAAGGCCGTCGACGACGCGGGCTTCACGGTCACCCTGGACGAGGACGGCATCTATCGCGTGCGCGGCGAGAAGCCCGAGCGCTGGATCCGCCAGACCGACTTCAACAACGACGAGGCCGTCGGCTACCTCGCCGACCGGCTCAACCGCCTCGGTGTCGAGGACGCGCTCCGCAAGGCCGGCGCCCAGGCCGGCGACGGCGTCGCCATCGGTGCCGAGGAGAACTCGGTCGTCTTCGACTGGGAGCCGACCATGGCCGCCGGCGCCGAGATGCTGGGACGACGCGGTGAGGACCACCGTCTCGAGGCCCCGCGTCCCGCAGCGCAGCGGCGTCGTGACCGTGACTCCGAGCGTGACGACGCGCAGCGCGAGTACGACGAGTTCGACCCCTTCTAG
- a CDS encoding bifunctional cytidylyltransferase/SDR family oxidoreductase: MSVPHEAKPRTTAVVLAGGTGQRVGLSIPKQLLKIAGKAVIEHTLTIFENAEGIDDVIVLMAPGFVPDVEKIVAKAGLTKVVKVIEGGSTRNETTERAIAALGEGLADGEDRNVLFHDAVRPLLSQRVIKDCVDALDRYQAVDVAIPSADTIIVTRTHGEDGEFITDVPDRSRLRRGQTPQAFKLSTIRKAYAVAAGDPNFQATDDCSVVLRYLPDVPIYVVAGDEYNMKVTQPVDVFITDKLFQLASTAAPRQADEAAYRQLLSGKTLVVFGGSYGIGADIATLAEQYGATVYALGRSTTGTHVENPEHIDDALSKAYAETGRIDYVINTAGVLRIGKLAETDPATIQEALNVNYLAPVQIARASYKYLAETQGQLLLYTSSSYTRGRAEYSLYSSTKAAMVNLTQALADEWAGEGVRVNCVNPERTATPMRTKAFGQEPEGSLLSSEAVARTSLDVLLSAMTGHVIDVRQQDPTRDVTEASGFEQALASVLDRQEDV, encoded by the coding sequence GTGTCTGTGCCGCATGAAGCCAAGCCCCGGACCACAGCGGTCGTGCTCGCCGGTGGGACCGGTCAACGTGTGGGGCTGTCGATCCCCAAGCAGCTGCTGAAGATCGCCGGTAAGGCAGTCATCGAGCACACGCTGACCATCTTCGAGAACGCCGAGGGCATCGACGATGTCATCGTGCTGATGGCGCCGGGCTTCGTGCCCGACGTCGAGAAGATCGTCGCCAAGGCCGGGCTGACCAAGGTCGTCAAGGTCATCGAGGGTGGCAGCACCAGGAACGAGACCACCGAGCGTGCCATCGCGGCCCTCGGGGAAGGGCTCGCCGACGGTGAGGACCGCAACGTCCTGTTCCACGACGCGGTCCGCCCGCTCCTGTCGCAGCGCGTCATCAAGGACTGCGTCGACGCCCTCGACCGCTACCAGGCCGTCGACGTCGCCATCCCGTCCGCCGACACCATCATCGTGACCCGCACCCACGGCGAGGACGGCGAGTTCATCACCGACGTCCCGGACCGGTCCCGGCTGCGCCGCGGCCAGACCCCGCAGGCCTTCAAGCTGTCCACCATCCGCAAGGCGTACGCCGTCGCGGCCGGTGACCCGAACTTCCAGGCCACCGACGACTGTTCGGTCGTCCTGCGGTACCTCCCCGACGTGCCCATCTACGTGGTCGCGGGCGACGAGTACAACATGAAGGTGACGCAGCCGGTCGACGTCTTCATCACCGACAAGCTGTTCCAGCTCGCCTCGACCGCCGCCCCGCGCCAGGCAGACGAGGCCGCCTACCGCCAGCTGCTCTCGGGCAAGACCCTGGTCGTCTTCGGCGGCTCGTACGGCATCGGTGCCGACATCGCCACGCTGGCCGAGCAGTACGGTGCCACCGTCTACGCACTGGGCCGCTCCACCACGGGTACGCACGTCGAGAACCCGGAGCACATCGACGACGCGCTGTCGAAGGCGTACGCCGAGACCGGCCGCATCGACTACGTCATCAACACCGCGGGCGTCCTGCGCATCGGCAAGCTGGCCGAGACGGACCCGGCGACGATCCAGGAAGCGCTGAACGTCAACTACCTGGCGCCGGTGCAGATCGCGCGCGCCTCGTACAAGTACCTGGCGGAGACGCAGGGGCAGTTGCTCCTGTACACCTCCAGCAGCTACACCCGGGGCCGTGCCGAGTACAGCCTCTACTCCTCCACCAAGGCCGCGATGGTGAACCTCACCCAGGCGCTGGCCGACGAGTGGGCAGGCGAGGGTGTCAGGGTCAACTGTGTGAACCCGGAGCGCACCGCCACCCCCATGAGGACCAAGGCGTTCGGCCAGGAGCCGGAGGGTTCGCTGCTCTCCTCCGAGGCCGTCGCGCGCACCTCGCTCGACGTCCTCCTGTCCGCGATGACGGGTCACGTCATCGACGTACGTCAGCAGGATCCGACGCGTGATGTCACCGAGGCTTCGGGATTCGAGCAGGCCCTGGCCTCGGTACTGGACCGTCAAGAAGATGTGTAA